Proteins encoded together in one Cicer arietinum cultivar CDC Frontier isolate Library 1 chromosome 4, Cicar.CDCFrontier_v2.0, whole genome shotgun sequence window:
- the LOC101497723 gene encoding uncharacterized protein isoform X1 yields the protein MAAKKTIAICQSGGKFETEKDGTLSYKGGDAHAMDIDDQMNFIDFKAEIAEMFSFNLRSMSIKYFLPGNKTTLISISNDKDLQRMVKFHRDSITVEIYILIEDAVALEVSTMPASRSSRTTLSDTVLPINTILNSDVVDAPPDAPHDTIQMDVDMDIPLLSLSSNEEKLAKGALQWQNTITGVGQRFNSVHEFRESLRKYAIAHQFAFKYKKNDSHRVTVKCKAEGCPWRIHASRLSSTQLICIKKMNSEHTCEGAVGTTGHQATRNWVASIIKEKLKAFPDYKPKDIVNDIKQEYGIQLNYFQAWRGKEIAKEQLQGSYKEAYSQLPFFCEKLMEANPGSLAMYTTKEDSSFDRLFVSFHASLYGFQQGCRPLIFLDSIPLKSKYQGALLAATAADADDGVFPVAFAVVDAESDDSWHWFLLQLKSELSTSVPITFVADRENGLKNSIAEIFEGSFHAYCLRYLTEQLFRDLKEQYSHEVKRLMSEDLYAAAYSPKLEGFQNCMESIKRISIEAYDWIMQSDPQNWANSFFQGTRYNHMTSNFGELFYCWASDADDLPITQMVDVIRSKITELISTRKAESDQWSTRLSPSMEEKLKRESQKSPSLQVILSGDSTYEVCGDSAEVVNIDRWECSCKTWQLSGVPCCHAIAVIVAIGQSVYDFCSRYCTTESYRLTYSECINPIVNMDVPAAIEPLVTVTPPPTRRPPGRPATKRYGSQDIVKRDLHCSRCKGLGHNKSTCKEEVLCLNNTGKEEF from the exons ATGGCTGCTAAGAAGACAATTGCAATTTGTCAGTCAGGTGGCAAATTTGAAACTGAAAAAGATGGTACTTTGTCATATAAAGGCGGTGATGCTCATGCTATGGACATTGAtgatcaaatgaattttatagaTTTCAAGGCAGAAATAGCTGAAATGTTTAGTTTTAATCTTAGGAGCATGTCTATTAAGTATTTTCTTCCTGGAAACAAGACCACTCTCATTTCAATTTCCAATGACAAGGATCTACAACGAATGGTTAAGTTTCATCGCGATTCGATTACTGTTGAAATTTATATCCTTATTGAAGATGCCGTTGCTCTTGAGGTTTCAACCATGCCTGCCAGTAG GTCAAGTAGAACAACTTTGTCTGACACAGTGTTGCCAatcaataccattttgaattcTGATGTCGTGGATGCTCCCCCTGATGCTCCTCATGATACAATTCAAATGGATGTGGATATGGACATCCCTCTTTTGAGCCTTTCCTCAAATGAGGAGAAGCTTGCTAAAGGGGCACTACAATGGCAGAATACTATCACTGGTGTCGGTCAAAGGTTCAACAGTGTACATGAATTTCGAGAGTCGCTGCGGAAATATGCCATTGCTCATCAATTTGcgtttaaatataaaaagaatgaTAGTCATCGTGTGACTGTTAAATGCAAAGCAGAAGGTTGCCCTTGGAGAATTCATGCATCAAGGCTGTCGAGTACTCAGTTGAtatgcataaaaaaaatgaattcgGAACATACTTGTGAAGGGGCTGTTGGAACGACAGGGCATCAAGCAACTAGGAATTGGGTGGCTAGTATTATCAAGGAAAAGTTGAAAGCTTTTCCTGACTACAAGCCCAAGGACATTGTCAATGATATCAAGCAGGAATATGGAATTCAACTTAACTACTTTCAGGCATGGCGTGGGAAAGAGATTGCAAAGGAGCAGCTTCAGGGTTCTTATAAAGAGGCATATAGTCAGTTACCTTTCTTCTGTGAAAAATTAATGGAGGCTAATCCTGGAAGTCTAGCTATGTACACTACTAAGGAAGACTCAAGCTTCGATCGTCTCTTTGTTTCATTTCATGCTTCGTTGTATGGCTTTCAACAAGGTTGCCGAccattgattttccttgatagCATTCCACTGAAGTCAAAATATCAAGGGGCATTGTTAGCAGCAACAGCTGCTGATGCAGATGATGGTGTATTTCCTGTTGCCTTCGCCGTTGTTGACGCTGAATCTGATGATAGTTGGCATTGGTTCCTTCTTCAACTCAAATCAGAGCTGTCAACATCTGTTCCCATAACATTTGTAGCGGACAGAGAGAATGGGCTGAAAAATTCAATTGCTGAGATATTTGAAGGTTCATTCCATGCGTACTGCCTGCGATACTTAACTGAGCAACTTTTTCGAGACTTGAAAGAGCAGTATTCTCACGAGGTAAAGCGACTCATGAGTGAGGATTTATATGCTGCTGCTTATTCACCCAAACTAGAAGGCTTTCAGAACTGCATGGAGAGCATTAAAAGGATTTCTATAGAAGCTTACGATTGGATTATGCAAAGTGATCCCCAGAACTGGGCGAATTCATTTTTTCAGGGTACTAGGTATAACCACATGACTTCAAACTTTGGGGAGCTGTTCTACTGTTGGGCATCAGATGCAGATGATTTACCGATAACACAGATGGTTGATGTTATTAGGAGTAAGATTACGGAGCTGATTAGTACCAGAAAGGCAGAATCTGATCAATGGTCGACTAGGCTGAGCCCATCCATGGAGGAGAAGCTTAAAAGGGAAAGTCAAAAAAGTCCTTCACTTCAAGTTATATTATCGGGCGATAGTACATACGAAGTTTGTGGTGACTCGGCCGAGGTTGTCAATATCGACAGGTGGGAATGTAGTTGCAAAACCTGGCAGCTGAGTGGGGTGCCATGCTGCCATGCCATTGCTGTCATCGTGGCGATAGGGCAGTCTGTTTATGATTTTTGCTCTAGATACTGTACAACTGAGAGCTACAGATTGACTTATTCGGAGTGTATAAATCCGATTGTGAATATGGATGTGCCTGCTGCAATAGAGCCCTTGGTAACAGTAACACCTCCTCCCACACGACGACCACCGGGTCGACCAGCAACAAAGCGATATGGTTCTCAAGACATAGTCAAGCGTGATCTACATTGCAGCCGATGCAAGGGACTAGGGCACAACAAGTCTACTTGCAAAGAGGAAGTACTGTGTCTCAACAATACTGGAAAGGAGGAATTTTAG
- the LOC101497723 gene encoding uncharacterized protein isoform X2: MDVDMDIPLLSLSSNEEKLAKGALQWQNTITGVGQRFNSVHEFRESLRKYAIAHQFAFKYKKNDSHRVTVKCKAEGCPWRIHASRLSSTQLICIKKMNSEHTCEGAVGTTGHQATRNWVASIIKEKLKAFPDYKPKDIVNDIKQEYGIQLNYFQAWRGKEIAKEQLQGSYKEAYSQLPFFCEKLMEANPGSLAMYTTKEDSSFDRLFVSFHASLYGFQQGCRPLIFLDSIPLKSKYQGALLAATAADADDGVFPVAFAVVDAESDDSWHWFLLQLKSELSTSVPITFVADRENGLKNSIAEIFEGSFHAYCLRYLTEQLFRDLKEQYSHEVKRLMSEDLYAAAYSPKLEGFQNCMESIKRISIEAYDWIMQSDPQNWANSFFQGTRYNHMTSNFGELFYCWASDADDLPITQMVDVIRSKITELISTRKAESDQWSTRLSPSMEEKLKRESQKSPSLQVILSGDSTYEVCGDSAEVVNIDRWECSCKTWQLSGVPCCHAIAVIVAIGQSVYDFCSRYCTTESYRLTYSECINPIVNMDVPAAIEPLVTVTPPPTRRPPGRPATKRYGSQDIVKRDLHCSRCKGLGHNKSTCKEEVLCLNNTGKEEF; this comes from the coding sequence ATGGATGTGGATATGGACATCCCTCTTTTGAGCCTTTCCTCAAATGAGGAGAAGCTTGCTAAAGGGGCACTACAATGGCAGAATACTATCACTGGTGTCGGTCAAAGGTTCAACAGTGTACATGAATTTCGAGAGTCGCTGCGGAAATATGCCATTGCTCATCAATTTGcgtttaaatataaaaagaatgaTAGTCATCGTGTGACTGTTAAATGCAAAGCAGAAGGTTGCCCTTGGAGAATTCATGCATCAAGGCTGTCGAGTACTCAGTTGAtatgcataaaaaaaatgaattcgGAACATACTTGTGAAGGGGCTGTTGGAACGACAGGGCATCAAGCAACTAGGAATTGGGTGGCTAGTATTATCAAGGAAAAGTTGAAAGCTTTTCCTGACTACAAGCCCAAGGACATTGTCAATGATATCAAGCAGGAATATGGAATTCAACTTAACTACTTTCAGGCATGGCGTGGGAAAGAGATTGCAAAGGAGCAGCTTCAGGGTTCTTATAAAGAGGCATATAGTCAGTTACCTTTCTTCTGTGAAAAATTAATGGAGGCTAATCCTGGAAGTCTAGCTATGTACACTACTAAGGAAGACTCAAGCTTCGATCGTCTCTTTGTTTCATTTCATGCTTCGTTGTATGGCTTTCAACAAGGTTGCCGAccattgattttccttgatagCATTCCACTGAAGTCAAAATATCAAGGGGCATTGTTAGCAGCAACAGCTGCTGATGCAGATGATGGTGTATTTCCTGTTGCCTTCGCCGTTGTTGACGCTGAATCTGATGATAGTTGGCATTGGTTCCTTCTTCAACTCAAATCAGAGCTGTCAACATCTGTTCCCATAACATTTGTAGCGGACAGAGAGAATGGGCTGAAAAATTCAATTGCTGAGATATTTGAAGGTTCATTCCATGCGTACTGCCTGCGATACTTAACTGAGCAACTTTTTCGAGACTTGAAAGAGCAGTATTCTCACGAGGTAAAGCGACTCATGAGTGAGGATTTATATGCTGCTGCTTATTCACCCAAACTAGAAGGCTTTCAGAACTGCATGGAGAGCATTAAAAGGATTTCTATAGAAGCTTACGATTGGATTATGCAAAGTGATCCCCAGAACTGGGCGAATTCATTTTTTCAGGGTACTAGGTATAACCACATGACTTCAAACTTTGGGGAGCTGTTCTACTGTTGGGCATCAGATGCAGATGATTTACCGATAACACAGATGGTTGATGTTATTAGGAGTAAGATTACGGAGCTGATTAGTACCAGAAAGGCAGAATCTGATCAATGGTCGACTAGGCTGAGCCCATCCATGGAGGAGAAGCTTAAAAGGGAAAGTCAAAAAAGTCCTTCACTTCAAGTTATATTATCGGGCGATAGTACATACGAAGTTTGTGGTGACTCGGCCGAGGTTGTCAATATCGACAGGTGGGAATGTAGTTGCAAAACCTGGCAGCTGAGTGGGGTGCCATGCTGCCATGCCATTGCTGTCATCGTGGCGATAGGGCAGTCTGTTTATGATTTTTGCTCTAGATACTGTACAACTGAGAGCTACAGATTGACTTATTCGGAGTGTATAAATCCGATTGTGAATATGGATGTGCCTGCTGCAATAGAGCCCTTGGTAACAGTAACACCTCCTCCCACACGACGACCACCGGGTCGACCAGCAACAAAGCGATATGGTTCTCAAGACATAGTCAAGCGTGATCTACATTGCAGCCGATGCAAGGGACTAGGGCACAACAAGTCTACTTGCAAAGAGGAAGTACTGTGTCTCAACAATACTGGAAAGGAGGAATTTTAG